One region of Hydrogenobaculum sp. Y04AAS1 genomic DNA includes:
- a CDS encoding FAD/NAD(P)-binding oxidoreductase: MAKHVVIVGGGVAGTIIANLLARGLKEELSKAEVVITMVSKDDKHVYQPGFLYVLFDKMRPDELIRDQRSLLAPSIIFHHDTVVGIDPKACEVHTEKGKKLKYDYLVIATGSRPMPELIPGLKEHGNMFYTLESATELREKLRKFEKGRIAIAMGVPHKCPVAPFEVTFMLDDYFNKKGIRDKVEIYYTYPIGRIHALEPVAQWGVPEFERRGIKYETLFNMEKVEAHNGSVAVHSAEGSTVECDLLITIPSHRGAQAIIDSGISNDGWVPTNRHSLKYEGYENVYVAGDTTNLPISKAGSTAHFESDVVADNLIAEIKEGHPARDYDGKVMCFIETGFDKGTYIHFNYTTPPSPMPPSKMIHWLKLGYNRMYWLTARGVL, encoded by the coding sequence ATGGCAAAGCACGTTGTAATAGTAGGTGGTGGAGTAGCTGGCACAATAATAGCTAACCTTTTGGCAAGAGGCTTAAAAGAGGAGCTATCAAAGGCTGAAGTTGTGATAACGATGGTCAGCAAAGATGATAAGCATGTTTACCAACCGGGGTTTTTATATGTGCTCTTTGATAAAATGAGACCAGATGAGCTTATAAGAGACCAAAGAAGCTTGTTGGCTCCTTCTATCATCTTCCACCACGATACGGTGGTAGGTATAGATCCAAAAGCGTGTGAAGTACATACGGAAAAAGGTAAAAAGCTAAAGTATGACTACCTTGTGATAGCCACAGGTTCAAGACCAATGCCAGAGTTAATACCAGGGCTCAAAGAACACGGAAACATGTTTTACACGTTAGAAAGTGCAACAGAGTTACGAGAAAAACTAAGAAAGTTTGAAAAGGGTAGGATAGCCATAGCTATGGGGGTACCTCATAAGTGCCCTGTAGCTCCTTTCGAGGTAACATTTATGTTGGATGATTATTTTAACAAGAAAGGTATTAGGGATAAAGTAGAAATATATTATACCTATCCCATAGGTAGAATACACGCGCTAGAGCCAGTAGCCCAGTGGGGTGTCCCAGAGTTTGAAAGAAGAGGCATAAAATACGAAACGCTGTTTAACATGGAAAAAGTGGAAGCTCATAATGGGTCCGTAGCTGTTCACAGCGCAGAAGGCTCTACCGTTGAATGTGATTTGCTTATTACAATACCTTCTCACAGGGGAGCCCAAGCTATTATAGATTCTGGTATTTCAAATGATGGTTGGGTACCAACAAATAGACATAGCCTAAAATATGAAGGTTATGAAAACGTTTACGTGGCTGGAGATACCACAAACTTACCTATTTCGAAAGCAGGTTCTACCGCTCACTTTGAATCTGATGTAGTAGCAGATAACCTTATAGCTGAAATAAAAGAAGGTCATCCAGCCAGAGACTACGACGGTAAAGTCATGTGCTTTATAGAAACAGGTTTTGATAAAGGTACCTATATACACTTTAACTATACCACTCCGCCAAGTCCTATGCCACCATCCAAAATGATACACTGGTTGAAGTTAGGATATAACCGTATGTATTGGTTAACTGCAAGAGGTGTCTTGTAA
- a CDS encoding DUF1641 domain-containing protein, whose translation MEEVLDVATNALTDSMVERLANSVSTIAELSDAIASSKLLNTIDKLSKNAETLESSLDAVFGLLSAINAMNNAFTDSMLERLTVSLSKIVELTDYISNSQLMEVIEKIAKNADALNKSIDAIISFSNTLAVIDNAFTDSMLERLVSFMAELGELTDEVRSAELKTMIPMLTTLAKDGGMEALVDTAKALVAVRNALSDSMLERVASVVVDTIDYFASLRAQSIGSYLLESVNKTTKEFSEKEQKPSLFGLLKELKDPQTLQSIMFVLALIKNMPQGLAKATGCQTC comes from the coding sequence ATGGAAGAGGTTTTGGACGTAGCTACAAATGCTTTGACAGACTCAATGGTGGAAAGGCTTGCAAACAGTGTATCCACCATAGCAGAGTTATCTGATGCAATAGCCTCTTCTAAACTCCTTAATACAATAGATAAGCTATCCAAAAACGCTGAAACCTTAGAATCTTCTTTGGATGCCGTATTTGGGCTTTTGTCGGCTATAAATGCAATGAACAACGCTTTTACCGATTCTATGTTAGAAAGGCTTACAGTTAGCTTGTCAAAAATCGTGGAGCTTACCGATTATATATCAAACTCTCAGCTTATGGAGGTTATAGAAAAAATAGCTAAAAACGCAGATGCCCTAAATAAATCTATAGACGCCATAATAAGCTTTTCCAACACTTTGGCGGTGATTGATAACGCTTTTACCGATTCTATGTTAGAAAGGCTTGTTTCTTTTATGGCAGAACTGGGTGAGCTCACAGACGAGGTTAGAAGTGCCGAGCTAAAAACTATGATTCCTATGCTTACTACTTTGGCTAAAGATGGTGGTATGGAAGCTCTTGTAGATACTGCAAAAGCACTCGTTGCCGTAAGAAATGCCCTTTCTGACTCCATGCTAGAAAGGGTGGCATCTGTTGTAGTTGACACTATAGACTATTTTGCCTCTTTAAGAGCCCAAAGTATAGGAAGCTATCTACTGGAATCTGTAAACAAAACCACTAAGGAGTTTTCCGAAAAAGAACAAAAACCAAGTTTATTTGGTTTATTGAAAGAGCTTAAAGATCCTCAGACACTTCAAAGCATTATGTTTGTGTTAGCTCTTATAAAAAATATGCCGCAAGGGCTTGCCAAAGCAACAGGTTGTCAGACATGCTAA
- a CDS encoding peroxiredoxin, whose amino-acid sequence MSEHVHVGMMVPDFEMETYNPKTGSFGKFSLAEAKANKKWTVLFFYPADYTFVCPTELADLKNIQDELEKNGVELISVSTDTKYVHLAWARDEKLLEGIKFQMGADPTSKVSRLFAVYDENTGLALRGTFIINPEGKLVASEVNFYNVGRNADELLRKIKANIYLMSHPDEACPAKWQEGAKTLKPSEALVGKVYEALNS is encoded by the coding sequence ATGTCAGAGCATGTTCATGTTGGCATGATGGTACCAGATTTTGAAATGGAAACCTATAATCCAAAGACTGGGTCCTTTGGAAAATTTAGCTTAGCAGAAGCTAAAGCAAACAAAAAATGGACAGTATTGTTTTTCTATCCTGCTGACTATACTTTTGTATGTCCCACAGAACTGGCTGATCTTAAGAACATTCAAGATGAGCTTGAAAAGAACGGCGTTGAGCTCATATCTGTTAGCACAGACACAAAGTATGTGCATTTAGCTTGGGCTAGAGATGAAAAACTTTTGGAAGGTATAAAATTCCAAATGGGAGCCGATCCTACTAGTAAGGTTTCAAGGCTTTTTGCAGTGTATGATGAAAACACAGGACTTGCTTTAAGAGGTACATTTATAATAAACCCAGAAGGTAAGTTGGTAGCATCAGAGGTAAACTTCTACAACGTTGGTAGAAATGCCGATGAGCTTTTAAGAAAAATAAAAGCTAACATATATCTTATGAGCCATCCAGATGAAGCCTGCCCTGCCAAATGGCAAGAAGGTGCTAAAACTTTAAAACCATCGGAAGCTTTGGTGGGTAAAGTCTACGAAGCCTTAAACTCTTGA
- a CDS encoding PilT/PilU family type 4a pilus ATPase: MLLEILSKAKEASVSDIHLKVGAKPFFRAHKKLYQEESLQVITEQDMQNIVQELTKKYPAKLNEFQERGEIDISYETNFSRYRVNIYKQKGYTAIALRVLSNFIPRPEEINLPKVMEDVVLKYTKGIILVTGPTGSGKSTTLASLIDRINEVYDRTIITIEDPIEYVYKDKKSYVVQREVGLDTMSFQSGLRAALREDPDVILVGEIRDTETALIALQAAETGHLVFSTLHTIDAKETINRFIGMFPLEMREQIKLMLAGSLVAIFSQRLLPRVDKSGVIPAIEILLNVGAVKDILLDLTRLDEIPELLRRNKAAYGTQDFDTHLLELYNRGIVSKETALLQASKPQDMALKMQGIT; the protein is encoded by the coding sequence ATGCTTTTAGAAATATTGTCAAAAGCCAAAGAAGCTTCAGTTTCGGATATTCACCTAAAGGTAGGTGCAAAACCTTTTTTTAGAGCACATAAAAAACTATACCAAGAGGAGTCTTTACAAGTAATCACAGAACAGGATATGCAAAATATTGTGCAGGAGCTTACAAAAAAGTATCCAGCCAAGCTAAATGAATTTCAAGAAAGAGGAGAAATAGATATATCTTATGAAACAAATTTTTCAAGATACAGGGTAAACATATACAAGCAAAAAGGATATACAGCTATAGCTCTAAGAGTGTTATCAAACTTTATACCTCGCCCAGAAGAGATAAACCTGCCAAAGGTAATGGAAGATGTTGTGCTAAAGTATACAAAAGGTATTATATTGGTAACAGGTCCCACTGGCAGTGGTAAATCCACAACACTTGCTTCGTTAATAGATAGAATAAACGAGGTTTACGATAGAACAATTATAACCATAGAAGACCCTATAGAATACGTTTATAAAGATAAAAAATCTTACGTAGTCCAAAGAGAGGTTGGGCTTGATACCATGTCTTTTCAAAGTGGTCTAAGGGCAGCTTTAAGAGAGGACCCGGATGTAATACTTGTAGGTGAAATAAGGGATACAGAAACTGCTCTAATAGCTCTTCAAGCCGCTGAAACCGGACACCTTGTTTTTTCTACACTTCATACAATAGATGCAAAAGAAACCATAAATAGATTTATAGGCATGTTTCCACTGGAGATGCGAGAGCAAATAAAACTCATGCTAGCAGGTTCTCTTGTTGCTATTTTTAGCCAAAGGTTGTTACCAAGAGTTGACAAGTCTGGAGTAATTCCAGCGATAGAAATTCTTCTAAATGTAGGTGCCGTAAAAGATATATTGTTGGACCTTACAAGGCTAGATGAAATACCAGAGCTTTTAAGACGCAACAAAGCAGCCTACGGTACCCAGGACTTTGATACACACTTGTTAGAGCTATATAACAGAGGTATTGTATCGAAAGAAACAGCGCTTTTACAAGCATCCAAACCTCAGGACATGGCATTAAAGATGCAAGGTATAACATGA
- a CDS encoding tyrosine-type recombinase/integrase, whose amino-acid sequence MSIIDAWIKHLERTRSAFTRNSYINHIKTFSHVVSKNLETEEDLSNIASKNVYQFVDYASLSPQTMLAIFSALKHYIKFAYRRNILSEENYNDILKAIEEVREDLNMKKQKYPPKALSEDELEKIFKAVKDTRYYKIYNLFLNSGIRLIEFEKLRPDNFFLDKSNILWIRLDANMTKRNKPRITPVISFSKDKTIEIGLQIYEWIENFEYNFRVKRGVLQVYTDRLSKRLNIDFSIHSFRHTYITNLVNYGFSAEIVKEFVGHSDIKTTIDTYYKFSQKRAQELVNKLFGNN is encoded by the coding sequence ATGAGTATAATAGATGCTTGGATAAAACATTTAGAGAGGACAAGGAGTGCTTTTACAAGAAATTCTTATATAAATCATATAAAAACGTTTTCGCATGTTGTTTCTAAAAACTTAGAAACTGAAGAAGATTTATCAAATATAGCATCAAAGAATGTATATCAATTTGTGGACTATGCGTCTTTGTCTCCACAAACAATGTTGGCTATTTTTAGTGCTTTGAAGCACTATATCAAATTTGCTTATAGAAGAAATATTTTATCTGAGGAAAATTACAACGATATATTAAAAGCCATAGAAGAAGTTAGAGAAGATTTAAATATGAAAAAACAAAAATATCCACCTAAAGCTCTATCCGAGGACGAGCTAGAAAAAATATTTAAAGCTGTAAAAGACACTAGATACTATAAGATCTACAACCTTTTTCTCAACAGCGGTATAAGGCTTATAGAATTTGAAAAATTAAGACCAGATAACTTTTTTTTAGATAAATCAAATATTCTTTGGATAAGACTGGACGCTAACATGACGAAAAGGAACAAACCACGCATAACTCCCGTTATAAGCTTTAGCAAGGATAAGACGATAGAGATCGGGCTCCAAATATACGAGTGGATAGAAAACTTTGAATATAATTTTAGGGTTAAAAGAGGGGTTTTGCAAGTGTATACAGATAGATTATCCAAAAGACTAAATATAGATTTTAGTATCCATAGTTTTCGGCATACTTATATTACAAACTTGGTAAACTATGGATTTTCAGCAGAAATTGTAAAAGAGTTTGTTGGGCATTCTGATATTAAAACCACAATAGATACATATTATAAATTTTCACAAAAAAGGGCTCAAGAACTTGTAAATAAGCTTTTTGGCAACAATTAA
- a CDS encoding malate dehydrogenase, producing the protein MGHKKTVSIIGAGNVGEHIASLLVLKGAVNIRLFDLPKKDGEKLYAHVKGKALDMLQMACALGIDTDISGFVVDQNGNGYEALEGSDIVVITAGFPRKPGMSRDDLLGINISIMNTISEQIKKYAKNSIVIVVTNPVDIMTYAVYKLLGCNRKRVIGMAGVLDSSRFRTFISLELNVSPKDVHAYVIGGHGDEMVPLAGVSNVGGIPISTLIDEKKIKELVERTRFGGGEIVDYMGTSAYHAPAASVVEMIESVALNAKRVLTCSVLLDEEASKYYEAENLCVGVPVKLGENGVEKIVKVPMTDFERDLWMKSVASVKKNIAIADEFVSKYI; encoded by the coding sequence ATGGGGCATAAGAAAACTGTTTCCATTATAGGTGCAGGGAACGTAGGAGAACACATAGCATCTCTTTTGGTACTCAAAGGTGCCGTAAACATAAGGCTTTTTGATTTACCAAAGAAAGACGGGGAGAAACTGTACGCTCATGTGAAAGGTAAGGCCCTAGACATGCTCCAAATGGCATGCGCTCTTGGAATAGACACTGATATAAGTGGTTTTGTAGTAGACCAAAACGGAAACGGTTACGAAGCGTTAGAAGGTTCTGACATAGTGGTAATAACGGCCGGGTTTCCCAGAAAACCCGGAATGTCTAGGGATGATCTTCTTGGTATAAACATATCTATAATGAATACGATATCAGAACAGATTAAAAAATACGCTAAAAATTCTATAGTGATAGTTGTTACGAATCCTGTAGATATAATGACTTATGCGGTATACAAATTGCTCGGATGCAATAGAAAAAGAGTGATAGGAATGGCTGGTGTACTAGATTCTTCAAGGTTCAGGACATTTATATCTTTAGAATTAAACGTATCTCCAAAAGATGTGCATGCTTATGTAATAGGTGGTCATGGAGACGAGATGGTACCTTTAGCAGGTGTTTCAAATGTAGGTGGTATACCTATATCAACTTTAATCGATGAAAAAAAGATAAAGGAGTTAGTAGAGAGAACTAGGTTTGGAGGTGGTGAGATTGTGGATTATATGGGTACTTCAGCTTATCATGCTCCAGCGGCTTCAGTGGTTGAGATGATAGAATCTGTGGCGTTAAATGCAAAAAGGGTTTTGACTTGTTCTGTGCTTTTAGATGAAGAAGCTTCTAAATATTATGAAGCTGAAAATTTGTGCGTGGGTGTACCTGTAAAGCTTGGTGAAAATGGAGTTGAGAAGATTGTGAAAGTCCCAATGACGGATTTTGAAAGAGATCTTTGGATGAAGTCTGTGGCATCTGTAAAGAAAAATATAGCCATAGCAGATGAATTTGTAAGCAAATATATATGA
- a CDS encoding aconitate hydratase, which yields MAKGTVAYKILENHLVSGKLIPGEEIAIRIDQTLTQDATGTMAYLQFEAMGVDRAKTELSVSYIDHNMLQTDFKNPDDHKYLISVAKRYGLYLSKPGNGICHQVHVERFAKPGKTLIGSDSHTPTSGGVGMIAIGAGGLDVAAAIAGEPFTLKMPKIVGVELVGQLQDWVSAKDIILELLRRLTVKGGVGKIFEYFGEGVKTLTVPERATITNMGAELGATTSIFPSDEQTRLFLKAQGRESDFVEILPDKDAEYDEVITINLSELEPLIACPHSPDNVKRVSEVEGIPVDQVAIGSCTNSSFADLTRASLLLKGQKVNDDTIFAVSPGSKQALEYATQTGILLDFLKAGARILESGCGPCIGMGYAPPSKGVSVRSFNRNFEGRSGTKDAGVYLASPEVCTASAIAGVIKDPRKLAKERNIPYKKVEMPERFPYGDEAIIPPLPEEEAKKVEIYRGPNIKPLPDFDPFGDNVKAKVAIKVTDNITTDHIMPAGAQILPLRSNIYAISEYVYHLVDPEFVKRTKQNKEQGYDSVIIGGENYGQGSSREHAALAPRFLGVRAVIAKSFARIHHANLVNFGIAPLEFTNKADYDKFSLNNEIEISDVRKSIEQNKPVKVRNLTTGEEVEVAYNLTPKQKEILLGGGLLRYIKSKNRR from the coding sequence ATGGCAAAAGGTACAGTAGCATACAAGATTTTAGAAAATCATTTAGTAAGCGGGAAGCTTATACCAGGTGAAGAGATAGCTATAAGGATAGATCAGACTTTAACTCAAGATGCCACAGGTACTATGGCTTATTTGCAATTTGAAGCCATGGGCGTAGATAGGGCAAAGACAGAATTGTCTGTTAGTTATATAGATCACAATATGCTTCAAACGGATTTTAAAAATCCAGATGACCATAAATATCTTATAAGTGTTGCCAAAAGGTACGGTCTTTATCTATCAAAACCAGGCAATGGTATATGCCACCAAGTGCATGTTGAAAGGTTTGCAAAGCCTGGTAAAACGTTGATAGGCTCTGATTCTCATACTCCAACAAGCGGCGGAGTGGGAATGATAGCTATAGGCGCCGGTGGTCTTGATGTGGCAGCTGCTATAGCCGGTGAACCTTTTACGCTTAAGATGCCAAAAATTGTTGGTGTAGAACTTGTTGGTCAGCTCCAAGATTGGGTAAGTGCAAAAGATATCATTTTGGAGCTTTTAAGAAGATTAACGGTAAAAGGTGGTGTTGGTAAAATCTTTGAATATTTTGGTGAAGGTGTAAAAACGCTAACGGTCCCAGAAAGAGCAACTATTACAAATATGGGAGCCGAACTTGGAGCTACTACATCGATATTTCCGTCTGATGAGCAAACGAGGTTATTCTTAAAAGCCCAAGGAAGAGAATCAGATTTTGTTGAAATACTACCGGATAAAGATGCAGAGTACGATGAGGTGATAACTATAAATCTTTCTGAATTAGAACCTCTTATAGCATGTCCTCATTCACCAGACAATGTAAAAAGAGTTAGTGAAGTAGAAGGCATTCCAGTAGATCAAGTGGCAATAGGTTCTTGTACCAACTCCTCCTTTGCTGATTTAACAAGGGCGTCGCTGCTTTTAAAAGGGCAAAAGGTAAACGACGATACTATATTCGCCGTTTCTCCTGGTTCAAAACAGGCTCTTGAATATGCAACTCAAACAGGCATATTGTTAGATTTCTTGAAGGCTGGAGCCAGGATATTAGAAAGTGGATGCGGTCCTTGTATTGGTATGGGATATGCACCACCTTCAAAAGGAGTATCTGTTAGGAGCTTCAATAGAAACTTTGAAGGGCGTTCTGGTACAAAGGATGCTGGCGTATATTTGGCTTCTCCGGAAGTATGCACCGCCTCAGCTATAGCTGGTGTTATAAAAGATCCAAGAAAGTTGGCAAAAGAAAGAAACATCCCATATAAAAAAGTAGAAATGCCAGAGAGATTTCCATATGGAGATGAAGCTATAATACCACCCCTACCAGAAGAAGAGGCAAAAAAAGTAGAAATATATAGAGGTCCAAACATAAAACCTCTTCCAGACTTTGATCCGTTTGGAGACAACGTAAAAGCTAAAGTAGCCATAAAAGTTACAGACAACATAACCACAGACCACATCATGCCAGCTGGGGCTCAAATATTGCCGCTTCGTTCAAACATATACGCTATATCTGAGTATGTTTATCATCTTGTGGATCCTGAATTTGTTAAACGCACAAAACAAAACAAAGAACAAGGATACGACAGCGTTATAATAGGTGGGGAGAATTACGGGCAAGGATCATCCAGAGAGCACGCCGCTTTAGCTCCAAGATTTTTAGGTGTTAGAGCTGTTATAGCCAAATCCTTTGCAAGGATACATCATGCTAATCTTGTTAATTTTGGTATAGCACCTTTGGAATTTACAAACAAAGCCGATTACGATAAATTCTCTTTAAACAATGAGATAGAAATATCAGATGTAAGAAAATCTATAGAACAGAACAAACCCGTAAAAGTAAGAAATCTAACTACCGGTGAGGAAGTTGAGGTCGCTTACAATCTAACGCCAAAACAAAAAGAGATACTCCTTGGTGGTGGGCTTTTGAGATATATAAAATCCAAAAATAGGAGATAA
- the fbp gene encoding fructose-1,6-bisphosphate aldolase/phosphatase: protein MKITLSVIKADIGGYVGHSCTHPDVVKTTEEYVRKFVGNLIIDLKVLTCGDDIALVMTHQHGVDSEKIHKLAWDAFSAGTEVAKKLKLYGAGQDLLTDAFSGNIKGLGPGVAEMEFEERPSEPVIVYFADKTSPSAWNLALYEMFASPMNTAGLVIDPKMHEGFTFTVLDVYTGKAVKLNTPSELYDLLALISSASKYVVKEVHRNIDGEIAAVASIQKLSLIAGQYVGKDDPVMIVRTQSGFPAVGEALEPFARPWIVEGWMRGSHNGPIMPVGFEDATPSRFDGPPRVIAAGFQIANGMLVGPRDMFKDKAYDYARKVASDIANILRRQGIFEPHRLPSEEMEYTTLPKVIEKLSSRFFDVDNNVSSDKSNMLVKEDMD, encoded by the coding sequence ATGAAAATAACTTTAAGCGTTATCAAAGCAGATATTGGAGGATATGTAGGTCATTCTTGCACCCATCCAGATGTGGTAAAAACCACAGAAGAATATGTTAGAAAGTTTGTAGGTAATCTTATAATAGATTTAAAAGTACTTACCTGTGGAGATGATATAGCTCTTGTTATGACGCATCAGCATGGTGTGGATAGCGAAAAGATACACAAATTAGCATGGGATGCTTTCAGTGCTGGCACAGAAGTAGCTAAAAAGCTTAAACTATACGGCGCTGGTCAGGATTTGTTGACTGATGCTTTTAGTGGAAATATAAAAGGTTTAGGTCCTGGTGTTGCTGAAATGGAGTTTGAAGAAAGGCCATCAGAGCCGGTGATAGTATATTTTGCAGACAAAACGTCACCTAGCGCTTGGAACCTTGCTCTTTACGAGATGTTTGCTAGTCCCATGAATACAGCTGGTCTTGTTATAGATCCAAAAATGCACGAAGGCTTTACCTTTACTGTGTTAGACGTTTATACTGGAAAAGCCGTTAAACTAAACACTCCATCAGAGCTTTACGATTTGTTAGCTCTTATTAGCTCAGCATCAAAGTATGTGGTTAAAGAGGTGCATAGAAATATAGACGGTGAAATAGCTGCAGTTGCATCTATTCAAAAATTGTCTTTAATAGCTGGCCAGTATGTAGGAAAAGATGATCCAGTAATGATTGTACGTACTCAAAGCGGTTTTCCAGCTGTGGGTGAAGCCTTAGAACCTTTTGCTAGACCTTGGATAGTAGAGGGCTGGATGAGAGGATCTCACAATGGTCCAATTATGCCAGTTGGCTTTGAGGATGCAACACCATCAAGATTTGACGGTCCGCCAAGGGTAATAGCTGCTGGTTTTCAAATAGCCAACGGTATGTTGGTAGGTCCAAGAGACATGTTTAAAGATAAAGCTTATGATTATGCTAGAAAAGTAGCCTCTGATATAGCAAACATATTAAGAAGACAAGGTATTTTTGAACCACACAGATTGCCAAGCGAAGAGATGGAATATACTACCTTACCAAAAGTTATAGAAAAATTGAGTTCAAGGTTTTTTGATGTGGATAACAACGTCTCAAGCGATAAGTCAAATATGCTAGTTAAAGAAGACATGGATTAA
- a CDS encoding phosphate-starvation-inducible PsiE family protein produces MNSLKTLHKTYRALLEPHKLHDRLGDLFEFFEDAIIVSLTLLLFYLSILAIIDIGRYMIYEKYTFSKILPKFTYLFILAELFRLMIVYLKERRLDTALIIKTTIIAVLRELLIRAPYMHLDDYIGISILLSVLALMYYLPKYFFFKDMRKGYYKRFKVYKKDKKYIIKPEPLEEG; encoded by the coding sequence ATGAACAGCCTAAAAACTCTTCATAAAACATATAGAGCTTTACTAGAACCACACAAACTACACGATAGGCTTGGAGATTTGTTTGAATTTTTTGAAGATGCTATCATCGTATCCTTAACGCTTTTACTATTTTATTTAAGCATTCTTGCTATCATAGATATCGGGAGATATATGATATATGAAAAATATACATTTTCTAAGATACTTCCAAAATTTACGTATCTTTTTATTCTAGCAGAGCTTTTTAGGCTTATGATAGTATATTTGAAAGAAAGACGCCTTGATACAGCGCTTATAATAAAAACAACTATCATAGCTGTGTTAAGAGAGCTTTTGATAAGGGCTCCTTATATGCATTTAGATGATTACATTGGCATTAGCATACTCCTTTCAGTCTTAGCGCTTATGTATTACTTGCCTAAATATTTCTTTTTTAAAGATATGAGAAAAGGATATTATAAACGTTTTAAAGTATATAAAAAGGATAAAAAATATATAATTAAACCAGAACCTTTAGAAGAAGGATAA